The proteins below are encoded in one region of Puntigrus tetrazona isolate hp1 chromosome 5, ASM1883169v1, whole genome shotgun sequence:
- the si:dkey-174n20.1 gene encoding retinol dehydrogenase 11: MYLLYIIFSALLCFLILKWLKRRKYCMDVKRLDGKTVLITGGNAGIGKETAVLLALRGARVIVACRDEEKARKAVREIKARSHNMNVLYMEVDLANMRSIREFSKAFLQKEKRLDILINNAGMPSVLDWTDDDFSMCFGVNHLGHFLLTNLLLPRLKESSPSRVINLTCSSYKYQKLDFQDLNYNLFPFFTYCRSKLANIYFTQELARMLEGKGVTAYAVHPGYVQSNWTCHYSVLFRILVQVVMFMFFVSCEAGAQTVVYCAVSDDVLEHNGGYFTDCQPAHLRAFARDSGVAKKLWEASERLVKLA; encoded by the exons ATGTACctgttatacattatattttccgcacttttgtgctttttgatattaaaatggcTGAAACGGAGAAAGTATTGCATGGACGTGAAGAGGTTAGATGGAAAAACGGTTCTTATAACTG GTGGGAACGCTGGGATCGGGAAGGAGACGGCTGTGTTGCTGGCTTTGCGAGGAGCTCGCGTGATCGTCGCCTGCAGGGATGAGGAGAAAGCCAGGAAAGCCGTTCGAGAGATCAAAGCAAGGAGCCACAATATGAATGTGCTGTATATGGAGGTCGACCTGGCCAACATGAGGTCTATACGAGAGTTCAGCAAAGCCTTCTTACAAAAGGAGAAGCGGCTGGATATTCTGATCAATAATGCGG GCATGCCCAGCGTCCTCGACTGGACAGATGATGATTTCTCCATGTGCTTTGGTGTTAACCACCTTGGCCACTTCTTACTGACCAACCTTCTTCTCCCACGGCTAAAAGAGAGTTCACCGAGCAGAGTAATAAATCTCACCTGCTCCAGCTACAAGTACCAGAAGCTGGACTTCCAAGATCTCAACTACAACCTGTTTCCGTTCTTCACCTACTGCCGCAGCAAGCTGGCCAACATTTACTTCACACAGGAGCTCGCTCGCATGCTGGAGGGGAAAGGAGTGACAGCGTATGCCGTTCACCCtg GTTACGTTCAGAGTAACTGGACCTGCCACTACTCCGTCTTGTTCCGGATCCTGGTGCAGGTGGtgatgttcatgttttttgtttcgTGCGAGGCTGGGGCACAGACGGTGGTCTACTGCGCCGTGTCAGACGACGTGCTCGAGCACAACGGAGGATATTTCACTGATTGTCAGCCGGCTCACCTTAGAGCTTTTGCTAGAGATTCTGGAGTAGCAAAAAAACTTTGGGAGGCCAGCGAGAGACTAGTTAAATTGGCCTGA